A window from Mangifera indica cultivar Alphonso chromosome 2, CATAS_Mindica_2.1, whole genome shotgun sequence encodes these proteins:
- the LOC123209188 gene encoding putative disease resistance protein RGA4, whose product MAESLVSGVLEQLISVIGEGIQQKVRLIVGVDKEVEKLRSNLEAIQAVLVDAEERQVKEKTVELWLDRLKQASYDIEDVLGGWNYAILKQKLRELMMLPFLGRRFEY is encoded by the exons ATGGCTGAATCACTTGTTTCTGGTGTCTTAGAGCAGTTGATTTCAGTCATTGGTGAAGGCATACAACAAAAGGTGAGGCTAATTGTTGGTGTTGACAAAGAAGTTGAAAAGCTGAGAAGCAATCTTGAAGCTATTCAAGCTGTGCTGGTTGATGCAGAGGAAAGACAAGTGAAAGAGAAAACTGTAGAACTTTGGTTAGATCGGCTCAAACAGGCTTCCTACGACATTGAAGATGTGTTGGGTGGGTGGAACTATGCAATTCTAAAACAAAAGTTGAGGGAGTTGATGATGCTACCGTTCCTAGGAAGAAG GTTTGAGTATTGA
- the LOC123208567 gene encoding putative disease resistance protein RGA4, with protein sequence MAEAIISGVLQQLISIIVEEAKQKVKLVVGIDNEVKKLSSNLEAIQAVLVDAEERQVKEKTVELWLDRLKQASYNIEDVLGEWNYAILKQKIEGVDDATVPKKKKVCFFFPSSCFSFKQVSLRKDIAIKIKEVNDNLDDIAKQKEMYGFNAIRKAEKLERVQTTSFIDVSEICGQDDCKSILIHKLCASSEQHLPIISLTGMGGIGKTTLAQFAYNHDMVINSFNKRIWVCVSEPFDEYRIAKAIIESLGGSTKDLSELQSLHQHISTLIQRNTFFLVLDDVWTEDYKKWEPLYRCLMNGVHGSKILVTTRKESVAKKMGSIDIINVQGLSDDECWLLFKRIAFFGRPFEECERLEEIGKKISGKCKGLPLAAKTLGSLLRFKKRWEEWKRILGSKLWKLEEIEEDVFQPLLLSYNDLPYTIKRCFLYCAIFPKDYGLGKNELIKLWMAQGYVKEEEDKAMEIVGEEYFDCLASRSLFQEFRKDDENNVIGCKMHDLVHDFAQFLNKNECVHIEVDDSKEPLLNSFNSEKVCHVMITVCDEDLFPDSIFSLRKMHSFLCNKNDIRYSLPFNILPKLFGELTCLRALSFSPGYMESLSEDIPKEVGKLMHLRYLNLSGLGMRKLPGALCDKLGNVLDVEKVKRSEIKNQKSLIGLLLNFEKKVDGRERRNEEDEVLLEILQPSLNLEKLRIWSYRGNTILPNWMLSLTKLRHLILNGCSNCKYLPPLGELPSLEYLNIREMDSLKSVSNEFLRKENDGTSSSSVFFPKLKRIEFWSMLEWEEWDYEITRIGEKEEAMDTMSDLTELGRTPVAVISAGVKSILDIPRIPVHFQYL encoded by the exons ATGGCTGAAGCAATTATTTCTGGTGTCTTGCAGCAGTTGATTTCAATCATTGTTGAAGAAGCAAAGCAAAAGGTGAAGCTGGTTGTCGGTATCGACAATGAAGTCAAAAAGCTTAGTAGCAATCTGGAAGCTATTCAAGCTGTGCTGGTTGATGCAGAGGAAAGACAAGTGAAAGAGAAAACTGTAGAACTTTGGTTAGATCGGCTCAAACAGGCTTCCTACAACATTGAAGATGTGTTGGGTGAGTGGAACTATGCcattctaaaacaaaaaattgagggAGTTGATGATGCTACCGTTCCTAAGAAGAAGAAGGTGTGTTTCTTCTTTCCCTCCTCTTGCTTTTCATTCAAACAAGTTAGTTTGCGTAAAGACATTGCAATCAAGATAAAAGAAGTAAATGATAATCTAGATGACATTGCGAAACAAAAAGAGATGTATGGTTTTAATGCAATTAGAAAGGCTGAAAAATTAGAACGAGTACAAACTACTTCATTTATTGATGTGTCTGAGATATGCGGTCAAGATGATTGTAAGagtattttaatacataagttGTGTGCAAGCAGTGAGCAACACCTCCCTATCATCTCTCTTACAGGGATGGGAGGTATCGGTAAAACAACTCTTGCTCAATTTGCTTATAATCATGATATGGTGATTAATAGTTTTAACAAAAGAATATGGGTATGTGTATCAGAACCTTTTGATGAGTATAGAATTGCTAAAGCAATTATTGAGTCTTTAGGAGGTTCAACtaaggatttaagtgaattGCAATCTCTTCATCAACATATTAGTACATTAATCCAaagaaatacattttttttggtGTTAGATGATGTGTGGACTGAGGATTATAAAAAGTGGGAACCATTGTATCGTTGTTTGATGAATGGTGTCCATggaagtaaaattttagttacaaCACGCAAGGAGTCGGTTGCAAAAAAGATGGGTTCGATTGATATTATCAATGTTCAGGGGTTGAGTGATGATGAATGTTGGTTGTTGTTTAAGCGAATAGCATTTTTTGGTAGGCCTTTTGAGGAATGTGAAAGACTAGAAGAGATTGGCAAAAAGATTTCGGGCAAGTGCAAAGGTTTGCCTCTTGCTGCAAAGACATTAGGAAGTCTCTTGCGCTTTAAAAAACGTTGGGAAGAATGGAAACGTATCTTAGGTAGTAAATTATGGAAActtgaagaaattgaagaagatgttTTCCAACCATTATTATTGAGTTATAATGATTTGCCTTATACAATAAAAAGATGTTTCTTATATTGTGCTATCTTTCCTAAGGATTATGGATTAggaaaaaatgaattgattaaACTATGGATGGCTCAAGGATatgttaaagaagaagaagataaggCAATGGAGATAGTTGGAGAAGAGTATTTTGACTGTTTAGCTTCACGATCATTATTCCAAGAGTTtagaaaagatgatgaaaataatgtGATTGGATGTAAGATGCATGATTTAGTGCATGACTTTgctcaatttttaaataagaatgaATGTGTCCACATAGAAGTTGATGATTCTAAAGAGCCACTTTTAAACTCTTTTAATAGTGAAAAAGTTTGCCATGTCATGATAACAGTTTGTGATGAAGATTTATTTCCTGATTCCATATTTAGTTTAAGAAAGATGCACAGTTTCTTATGTAATAAGAACGATATTAGGTATTCATTGCCTTTTAATATCTTACCAAAATTATTTGGTGAATTAACATGTTTAAGGGCATTAAGTTTTTCACCTGGGTATATGGAAAGTTTGAGCGAAGACATTCCTAAAGAGGTAGGAAAATTGATGCATTTGAGATATCTTAATTTGAGTGGCTTAGGCATGAGAAAACTTCCTGGAGCATTATGTg ACAAGTTGGGAAATGTACTAGATGTGGAGAAGGTTAAAAGATCAGAAATAAAGAATCAAAAAAGCCTCATTGGTTTGTTGCTAAATTTCGAAAAAAAGGTTGATGGAAGAGAGAGGAGAAACGAGGAGGATGAAGTACTTCTTGAAATCCTACAACCATCTTTAAATTTGGAGAAATTACGAATATGGAGTTACAGAGGCAACACTATTTTGCCCAACTGGATGTTGTCCTTAACCAAGCTCAGACACTTAATACTTAATGGTTGTAGTAACTGTAAGTATTTGCCTCCCTTGGGAGAATTGCCATCccttgaatatttaaatataagagaaatGGACAGTTTGAAAAGTGTGAGTAATGAAtttttgagaaaagaaaatgacggcacatcttcatcatctgTTTTCTTTCCTAAATtgaaaagaattgaattttGGAGTATGCTTGAGTGGGAAGAATGGGACTACGAGATTACTAGAATTGGGGAAAAAGAAGAAG CGATGGATACAATGTCAGATCTTACAGAGCTTGGAAGAACTCCAGTAGCAGTCATCTCTGCTGGTGTAAAGTCCATTTTAGATATTCCAAGGATACCAGTTCATTTCCAATATCTGTAA
- the LOC123209186 gene encoding putative disease resistance protein RGA3, with translation MNLLPPNMLPKLFGELTCLRALSLKENYVIEEIPKEVGKLLHLRYLNLSGLDMRKLPEALCGLYNLQTLDISRCPKLEELPQGMEKLINLRHLQNDGIGSLRYIPKGIQRLSNLRTLTYFVVSGSNDEKTCSFEGLKYLNLFGELCIDKLRNVSNVEEVKTSPLKNHENLVGLTLDFKKDIDGRERRNEEDETLLEILQPSLNLEKLKILRYKGNTILPNWMMSLTKLKHLTLYGCSNCMHLPPLGELPSLEYLDIIEIESLKSVSNEFLRKENDDTSSSSVFFPKLKRIQFLGLFKWEEWDYKITRIGKEEEVITIMPSLVSLRVHYCPKLKALPKHLDQNTRLEKVIYACPLLGYPGWDQ, from the coding sequence ATGAATTTATTGCCTCCTAATATGTTACCAAAATTATTTGGTGAATTGACATGTTTAAGGGCATTAAGtcttaaagaaaattatgtgATTGAAGAGATTCCTAAAGAGGTAGgaaaattattacatttgaGATATCTTAATTTGAGTGGCTTAGACATGAGAAAACTTCCCGAAGCATTATGTGGATTATATAATTTGCAAACTTTAGATATTAGTCGGTGTCCTAAACTGGAAGAGTTACCTCAAGGGatggaaaaattaataaacctaAGGCATCTACAAAATGATGGGATTGGCTCATTAAGATACATTCCAAAAGGAATTCAAAGATTGAGTAATCTTCGAACCTTAACGTATTTCGTGGTAAGTGGTAGTAATGATGAGAAAACATGTAGTTTTGAAGGTTTGAAATACCTTAATCTCTTTGGAGAGTTGTGTATAGACAAGTTGAGAAATGTATCAAATGTGGAGGAGGTTAAAACATCACCGCTTAAGAATCATGAAAACCTCGTTGGTTTGACGCTAGATTTCAAGAAAGATATTGATGGAAGAGAGAGGAGAAATGAGGAGGATGAAACACTTCTTGAAATCCTACAACCATCTTTAAATTTGGAGAAATTAAAGATATTGAGGTACAAGGGCAACACTATTTTGCCCAACTGGATGATGTCCTTAACCAAGCTCAAACACTTAACACTTTATGGTTGTAGTAACTGTATGCATTTGCCTCCCTTGGGAGAATTGCCATCCCTTGAATATTTAGACATCATTGAAATAGAGAGTTTGAAAAGTGTGAGTAATGAAtttttgagaaaagaaaatgacgaCACATCTTCATCATCAGTTTTCTTTCCTAAATTGAAAAGAATTCAATTTTTGGGGCTGTTTAAGTGGGAAGAGTGGGATTACAAGATTACTAGAattggaaaagaagaagaagttatTACAATCATGCCATCTCTGGTTTCCTTGAGAGTTCACTACTGCCCCAAATTGAAGGCACTACCAAAACACCTTGATCAGAATACAAGATTGGAAAAAGTTATCTATGCTTGTCCTCTGCTAGGCTACCCTGGATGGGATCAATAA
- the LOC123208568 gene encoding putative disease resistance protein RGA4, with the protein MAEAIISGVLQQLISIIGEETKQKVKLVVGVDNEVKKLRSNLEAIQVVLVDAEERQVKEKTVELWLDRLKQASYNIEDVLGEWNYAILKQKIEGVDDATVPKKKKVCFFFPSSCFSFKQVSLRKDIAIKIKEVNENLDVITKQKEMYGFNAIRKAEKLERVQTTSFIDVSEICGQDDCKSILIQKLCASNEQCLPIISLIGMGGIEPFDEHRIAKAIIEYLGGSTKDLSELQSLHQHISTLIQRNTFFFVLDDVWTEDYKKWEPLYRCLMNGVHGSKILVTTRKESVAKKMGSIDIINVQGLSDDEYWLLFKRIAFFGRPFEECERLEEIGKKISGKCKGLPLAAKTLGSLLRFKKRWEEWKRILDSKLWKLEEIKEDVFQPLLLSYNDLPYTIKRCFLYCAIFPKDYRLGKDELIKLWMAQGYVKEEKDKAMEIVGEEYFDYLASRSLFQEFRKDDENNVIGCKMHDLVHDFAQSLNKNECVHIEVDGSKGPLISSFNRENAYHAMFGKDAQFLM; encoded by the exons ATGGCTGAAGCAATTATTTCTGGTGTCTTGCAGCAGTTGATTTCAATCATTGGTGAAGAAACAAAGCAAAAGGTGAAGCTGGTTGTCGGTGTCGACAATGAAGTCAAAAAGCTTAGGAGCAATCTCGAAGCTATCCAAGTTGTGCTGGTTGATGCAGAGGAAAGACAAGTGAAAGAGAAAACTGTAGAACTTTGGTTAGATCGGCTCAAACAGGCTTCCTACAACATTGAAGATGTGTTGGGTGAGTGGAACTATGCcattctaaaacaaaaaattgagggAGTTGATGATGCTACCGTTCCTAAGAAGAAGAAGGTGTGTTTCTTCTTTCCCTCCTCTTGCTTTTCATTCAAACAAGTTAGTTTGCGTAAAGACATTGCAATCAAGATAAAAGAAGTAAATGAAAATCTAGATGTCATTACGAAACAAAAAGAGATGTATGGTTTTAATGCAATTAGAAAGGCTGAAAAGTTAGAACGAGTACAAACTACTTCATTTATTGATGTGTCTGAAAtatgtggtcaagatgattgtaAGAGTATTTTAATACAGAAGTTGTGTGCGAGCAATGAGCAATGCCTCCCTATCATCTCTCTTATAGGGATGGGAGGTATCG AACCTTTTGATGAGCATAGAATTGCTAAAGCAATTATTGAGTATTTAGGAGGTTCAACtaaggatttaagtgaattGCAATCTCTTCATCAACATATTAGTACATTAATCCAaagaaatacatttttttttgtgttagatGATGTGTGGACTGAGGATTACAAAAAGTGGGAACCATTGTATCGTTGTTTGATGAATGGTGTGCATggaagtaaaattttagttacaaCACGCAAGGAGTCGGTTGCAAAAAAGATGGGTTCGATTGATATTATCAATGTTCAGGGGTTGAGTGATGATGAATATTGGTTGTTGTTTAAGCGAATAGCATTTTTTGGTAGGCCTTTTGAGGAATGTGAAAGACTAGAAGAGATTGGCAAAAAGATTTCGGGCAAGTGCAAAGGTTTGCCTCTTGCTGCAAAGACATTAGGAAGTCTCTTGCGGTTTAAAAAACGTTGGGAAGAGTGGAAACGTATCTTAGATAGTAAATTATGGAAActtgaagaaattaaagaagatgTTTTCCAACCATTATTATTGAGTTATAATGATTTGCCTTATACAATAAAAAGATGTTTCTTATATTGTGCTATCTTTCCTAAGGATTATAGATTAGGAAAAGATGAATTGATTAAACTATGGATGGCTCAAGGATatgttaaagaagaaaaagataaggCAATGGAGATAGTTGGAGAAGAGTATTTTGACTATTTAGCTTCACGATCATTATTCCAAGAGTTtagaaaagatgatgaaaataatgtGATTGGATGTAAGATGCACGATTTAGTGCATGACTTTGCTCAATCCTTAAATAAGAATGAGTGTGTCCACATAGAAGTTGATGGTTCTAAAGGGCCACTCATAAGCTCTTTTAATCGTGAGAATGCTTATCACGCAATG TTTGGAAAGGATGCGCAGTTTCTTATGTAA
- the LOC123205755 gene encoding pentatricopeptide repeat-containing protein At5g27110-like, producing MDTTKLLSLLRTSISSKSLFKGKLIHQKVVTLGLQNNIALCKNLINLYFSCHYYHYAKLIFNTLEDSLDLSLWNGIMAAYAKNYMFTEALEIFDRLVLHAFLKPDNYTYPSVLKACGGLGRVQYGNMLHTQLIKTGFVLDVVVSSSLVGMYAKCNKLNYAIKVFDKMSERDVASWNTVISCYYQEGQAEKALELFGKMRDSGFEPNSVTLTTVISSCSRLFDLERGKEIHEKFMKDGIVFDSYVGSALVDMYGKCGCLEMARDVFEQIPVKSVVTWNAMIAGYGAKGDSKSCIQLFRRMNEEGVKPTLTTLSCILMSCSRSAKLEHGKFMHGYLIRNKVKADIFINGSLIDLYFKCGHVSAAENVFDRMSKTNVVSWNVMISGYVTVGDYFKSLAIYGKMKESGVNPDAVTFTSVLASCSQLAALEKGKEIHKCIVESELETNEIVMGALLNMYAKCGAVDEALNVFNQLPERDLVSWTSMITAYGSHGQAAKALKLFDEMRKSNTKPDSVTFLAILSACSHAGLVDEGCHYFSQMTFEYNLKPKIEHYLCLIDLLGRAGRLHEAYDILRSTTEIEDVGLLSTLFSACCLHRNTELGEKIAKLLIEKDPDDPSTYIVLSNMYASIKKWDEVRKLRLKMKERRLKKNPGCSWIEIGEMIQPFYVEDKMHPQAEMVYECLAILSSHMEKEELQPS from the coding sequence ATGGACACAACAAAGCTATTATCTCTGTTAAGAACAAGCATTAGCTCTAAGTCACTGTTTAAGGGCAAACTAATCCACCAAAAAGTAGTCACTCTAGGCCTCCAAAACAACATTGCCTTGTGCAAAAACCTCATCAACTTGTATTTCTCATGCCACTATTATCACTATGCTAAGCTTATTTTCAACACCTTGGAGGACTCATTAGACCTTTCTTTATGGAACGGCATCATGGCTGCTTACGCCAAAAACTATATGTTCACCGAAGCCCTTGAGATTTTTGATAGGTTAGTGCTGCACGCATTTTTAAAACCCGATAATTACACTTACCCTAGTGTGTTAAAGGCTTGTGGTGGATTAGGGAGAGTTCAATATGGAAATATGCTTCATACCCAGTTAATAAAAACTGGGTTTGTATTAGATGTTGTTGTTTCTAGCTCTCTAGTAGGGATGTATGCAAAGTGCAACAAGCTCAATTATGCCATTaaagtgtttgataaaatgtcTGAGAGAGATGTTGCGAGTTGGAATACTGTTATTTCTTGTTATTACCAAGAGGGTCAAGCTGAGAAAGCGTTGGAGTTGTTTGGGAAGATGAGGGATTCTGGTTTTGAGCCCAATTCAGTGACGTTAACGACGGTTATTTCATCTTGTTCAAGGCTTTTTGATTTGGAAAGAGGAAAGGAGATTCATGAGAAATTTATGAAAGATGGGATTGTGTTTGATAGTTATGTTGGTTCTGCTCTTGTGGACATGTATGGAAAATGTGGTTGTTTGGAGATGGCTAGAGACGTTTTTGAGCAAATTCCAGTGAAAAGTGTAGTCACTTGGAATGCGATGATTGCAGGATATGGAGCAAAAGGAGATAGCAAATCATGCATTCAGCTTTTTAGGAGGATGAATGAGGAAGGAGTTAAGCCTACTCTTACCACATTAAGTTGCATTTTAATGTCTTGTTCAAGATCAGCCAAACTTGAACATGGTAAATTCATGCACGGTTATTTAATAAGAAACAAAGTAAAAGCCGACATCTTCATTAATGGTTCGCTTATTGATCTCTACTTTAAATGTGGACATGTTAGCGCAGCTGAAAATGTGTTTGATAGGATGAGCAAGACAAATGTAGTATCCTGGAATGTTATGATTTCAGGATATGTGACAGTTGGTGATTATTTTAAATCACTTGCAATCTATGGCAAAATGAAAGAAAGTGGTGTAAACCCAGATGCTGTAACATTCACTAGTGTTTTAGCATCTTGTTCACAGCTAGCGGCCTtggaaaagggaaaagaaatcCACAAGTGTATTGTTGAGAGTGAACTAGAAACAAATGAAATAGTCATGGGGGCTCTCCTCAACATGTATGCTAAATGCGGTGCAGTGGATGAAGCGTTGAATGTTTTTAATCAATTACCTGAGAGGGATCTTGTGTCATGGACTTCTATGATCACTGCATATGGATCTCACGGTCAAGCTGCCAAGGCTTTGAAGCTTTTTGATGAAATGCGGAAATCCAACACAAAACCAGACAGTGTCACTTTCCTTGCAATTTTATCAGCTTGTAGCCATGCTGGACTGGTTGATGAAGGCTGTCATTACTTCAGTCAAATGACATTTGAGTATAATCTTAAGCCCAAAATTGAACACTACTTGTGTTTGATTGATCTTCTTGGACGTGCTGGAAGATTGCATGAAGCTTATGATATTCTACGGAGCACCACTGAAATTGAGGATGTAGGGCTGTTAAGCACACTATTTTCTGCATGTTGTCTGCACCGCAATACAGAATTGGGAGAGAAAATTGCAAAATTACTCATTGAGAAGGATCCTGATGATCCATCAacttatattgttttatcaaacaTGTATGCGTCCATCAAGAAATGGGATGAAGTACGcaaattaagattaaagatgAAAGAGCGTAGGTTGAAGAAGAACCCGGGCTGTAGCTGGATTGAGATTGGGGAAATGATCCAGCCTTTCTATGTAGAAGATAAGATGCATCCACAAGCAGAGATGGTATATGAATGTCTCGCAATTCTATCAAGTCACATGGAAAAAGAAGAGTTGCAGCCATCTTAG